A region from the Lolium perenne isolate Kyuss_39 chromosome 4, Kyuss_2.0, whole genome shotgun sequence genome encodes:
- the LOC139839320 gene encoding uncharacterized protein produces MEKGKAVKATWDPVAHSIFLDVCIEEVQAKNRQPGQSCLNAIGYANLVRKFNTRTSRNYERKQFKNRWEALKKDYNCWKSLNQHASGLGRDPITNSIAASDDWWENEIKRCAEANKFRYAPLADEDKMREIFEQHSVTNEYARVPIPSSQVETSHINVLNDDDSGCEEVTPTQVLGKGGKKRACPYSPSPTLVQKVAKVDEEKTAFTCMVDLFAKREEKRNSVPSEPIVTVDPVKVEFKEMMTMVVKAGGLPGSDEHFYASQMFMKKEYRDAFGCSCFEDAEPSTILGWIKRTWEMFTKNK; encoded by the exons ATGGAAAAGGGGAAAGCAGTGAAAGCAACATGGGATCCTGTCGCCCATAGTATTTTTCTTGATGTGTGTATtgaagaagtgcaagcaaaaaacCGTCAACCTGGCCAAAGTTGTTTGAACGCAATTGGGTATGCAAATTTGGTTAGAAAGTTCAATACGCGAACATCTAGAAATTATGAGCGCAAACAATTCAAGAATAGATGGGAGGCACTCAAAAAGGACTATAATTGTTGGAAGTCATTGAATCAACATGCATCGGGCCTAGGAAGAGATCCCATAACTAATAGCATTGCAGCTAGCGACGATTGGTGGGAAAATGAGATAAAG AGATGTGCAGAGGCAAACAAATTTCGGTATGCTCCACTAGCGGATGAGGATAAGATGAGGGAGATTTTTGAGCAACATAGTGTTACAAATGAATATGCGAGGGTGCCAATTCCATCATCTCAAGTTGAGacctctcatattaatgttctgaATGATGACGACTCTGGATGTGAAGAAGTTACACCTACCCAGGTTCTGGGTAAAGGTGGAAAGAAGAGAGCATGTCCTTATTCACCTAGCCCAACATTAGTTCAAAAGGTGGCAAAGGTTGATGAAGAGAAAACGGCATTCACATGTATGGTAGATTTGTTTGCCAAGAGGGAAGAGAAAAGAAATTCTGTGCCGTCTGAACCTATAGTGACTGTTGATCCAGTAAAAGTAGAGTTCAAAGAGATGATGACCATGGTGGTCAAAGCTGGAGGTTTGCCTGGAAGTGATGAGCATTTCTATGCTTCACAGATGTTCATGAAAAAAGAATATCGTGATGCATTCGGCTGTTCTTGTTTCGAGGACGCGGAGCCTAGTACGATACTTGGATGGATCAAGAGGACATGGGAGATGTTTACGAAAAATAAGTAG